The genomic interval ATGCGGGCTGCCCTCGGTCGGCCTGCCCGGTGGCGTCGGCTTCCACGACTGTCTCGAACTCCTCGGCCCGGCCGTCGGCGTGCTGCTGATCGGATTCGCCGAGGGCCTGGGCGCGGCGAAAACCTATGCGGCCAAGGCGGGTTACCACGTGGACGCCAATCGGGAACTGCTCGGGCTCGGCGCCGCCAACCTCGGGTCCGGACTGGCCTCCGGCATGGTTGTCAACGGTAGCCTGTCCAAGACCGCCGTCAACGGCTCGGCAGGAGCCAAGACCCAGGTCAGCGGCCTGGTCGTGGCGGCGTTGACGGTGCTGACCCTGCTGCTGCTCACCGGGCTGTTCGAGCAGCTGCCCGAGGCGACGCTCGCGGGTGTGGTCATCGCCGCGGTCATCGAACTGGTCGACATCGGCGCGCTGCGGCGGCTGTACCGGGTGTGGACCGAGCGGCTGGGCGCCATCTACGGGCGGTCGGCACGCGCCGATTTCCTGGCCGCGCTGGCGGCCATGGCCGGTGTGCTGCTGTTCGACACCCTGCCGGGTCTGCTGATCGGCATCGGCATCTCGATGCTGCTGCTGGTCTATCGCACCTCCCGGCCGCACGTCGCCCCGCTGGTGAAACAGGGCACGCTGTGGCTGGACGCCGACCGGCACCCGGACCTGCGGCAACGTCCCGACCTGCTCGTGGTCCGCGTCGAGTCCGGGCTGTACTTCGCCAACGCCGACCACGTCCGCGACCGCATCGAGCACCTGTGTACCGCGCGCACCGCGCTGGTCGTCCTCGATGCCGAGACCTCGCCGACCATCGACGTCACCGCCGCGGCCGTGCTCGCCGATCTGCGCGACACCCTCGCCCGCGGCGGCATCGAATTCCGAATCGCCCGCTCCATCGGCCAATTCGGCGACGCACTGGGAGCGGCGCAGGACGGCACGCCGATCGGCGTCTACCCGACCGTCGCCGCGGCCGTCGCCGACCTGCCGGGGGAGGGCAGCTGAGCAGCCGGGTACTGCGATACGAGGAGTCGACATGGGTGCGTTGTTCGTGCAATTGCTGCCGGAAATGGCCGGGCTGGTGATCACGCCGGGCGCGATCGCCGGTTGCATTCTGCTGCTCCATTCGGCGCGCCCGGTGCGCAATCCCGTCGCATTCGGCAGTGCGTTTCTGCTGACCTACACCCTGATCGCGGGGTCGGCGCTGCTCGGCGGCGCTTCCGCGCCCGGCTCCGCGTCGAAACACACCTCCTCCGCCGCGGGGCTGGCCGTGGGACTGCTGTTTCTGGCCGCCGGAGCCTGGTTGGCGACCCGATCCCGCAACACCACCCCCGGCAGCCCCAAGTGGCTGCGCGAACTCCGGACGGCCGGTCCGGCAAAGTCTTTCGTCGTCGGACTGGCATTCGCGGTGCTCAACCCACGCCGAAGCCTGGATGATCCGCAACAATCGCGGCGTGTCGATGGCTGTGCTGTTCGGATTCGGCGCGCTGTTCACCCTGCGCGGCCTCCTCCACCTGACCTGACCCGCCCCGGTCAGCGCCGCACGCGCCGAACCAGCATGCCCGCGAGCCAGCCCACCGCGAACATCACCAGCAACACCAACCACATCGGCGACCGAATCGTGATCAACAGAAACTCGATCTCGACCCGATTCCGATTCTCGACGATGAACACCACCGCCAGCACCGTCAACACGACGGCCAGCCACTGCCCCGCCGACATACGCGAAGCAACCGAGGGTTTCGCCGTCCTGTCCATCGCGATCCTTCCGTGCCGAGGCGAGCCGAACAGGTGGCAGTCTGCGCAGTCACAGCGAACGCGTCATCACCCACCCGGGATGAGGTTCGGCGGCTGTATCCGGGAGCGGCATGGTCAGCGTGTCAGGAACGGGCGTAATGCGGTGACCAGTGCGGCGGGGTTGTCCTCCTGGACGTTGTGGCCCGCGTTCGCAATCATCACGAGTTTCCCGGCCGGAAGCTGCTCGACCAGGCGTGCGGCGGCGGCGTGGGTCAAGACCTTGCTGCGCCCACCGCGGATCAGCAGTACCTGCGTTCCGGTGAGCTGCACCGGCAGCCGGTCCATGGCGGCGAGGATGGCGGGGAAGCGGGGTGGGGCCGGGTCGGCCTTCGGTGCCCAGAAGCCCGGTGGCGCAGGCCGGAACAGCGTGCTCACGCGGTAGGCGACCGTCGCGCGGTGGGCGCGTGGATTGACCCGCAGCGCGGCCTGCACCACCGTCTCGAGGTCCCGCACCGGGGCGAGCCCGGCGATGAATTCCCGCATGCGCCGGGTGCTTTCGAAGTCCACGCCGGGTGCGACATCGATGAGCGCCAGCCGCTCCACGCGGTCCGGCCGGTTCTCGGCGACGCGGGCCGCGACCACGCCGCCGAGCGACATTCCGACCAGCCCGAACCGATCCAGGCGCAGATGGTCGGCCGCGGCGACGACGTCGGCGGCCATGGCGTCGATGCGATAGTCGTCGGACCAATCGCTGTCACCGTGTCCGCGTAGGTCCAATGCGATGGACCGGACGGCGTCGCGCAGGCCGAGACAGACGAAATCCCAAGTGTGCGCGGTCAATCCGCCACCGTGGAGCATGAGTACGGGGGGACCTGTTCCGCCCCAGTCGTATCCGCGCAGGCAGCAGCCCGCGCGGCGGTAGCCGATCGCGCGCGGGGGCGACGGGTCGTGGATTGCGACGCCCAGCGCCGCCGCCAGATCCGCCATCGCCGGAGCCGTGGCTTGTCCGTACACGACACACCTCCTTTACCTTGAGCAACCAAGGTAAGGCCGCTACTTTGATCAGTCAAGGTATAATTTCCCGGTGGCTACCCGAATTCGGCGCAAACCCGATGACGCCAAGCGGCTGATCCTGGAAGCGGCGAGCAGGCTGCTCGCGGCCGGCGGTCCCGCCGCCGTGCAGGTGCGCGCCGTCGCCGCCGAGGTCGGGGTGTCCGATGCCGCGATCAACCATCACTTCGGCACTCGTGAGCAGCTGCTGGAGGCGTTGCTGCGATTCGGCGGGGCAACGTTGCAGGCCGAACTGCACGCCGTGGTGAGCAGATGGCCCGACCGTCCGATCGATCCCGCCGAACTGGTGCACGCGTTGCACGCCCTCTACGCCGGCGGATACGCCGAACTGGCACTGGCATTGCACCGGTCCGGATGGCGAGACACCGGCGGCGGGCTACTCGATGAGGTCGTGGACCGGTTACAGGCTCAGGCCGAGCGGTACAGCGCGGTTACCGGGCGCACGCCGCCGGACCGTTCGGCCGTTCAGCTGACACTGGCCGCCTTGCACCAGGCCGTCGCGATGGAGCCGTTGTTCGGCGACGAATTCCGGCGCAGCGTCGGGCTGGATGCCGCCGCGCGCGATCGCACGCTCGAGTGGTGGATCGAGACCCTGCGCACCACAATCGCCGGTCGGGACGTGCCGTCGCCGCGGGACGACACGGAGTGATTCTCCGGAAGCCGCTGTGCCGGAACCGATTCGACGAGCCCCGACTATTCGATGAGTTTGTCGGCCAGGAGGAGGAGGGCGACGACGCCTCCGGCTATGAGGATTCCGTAATGGCCCGCGGACTGGCTGTAATCGAGGGTCGACAGGGCGATGATGATGGCCATCAGCAGGAACAACAGGCGCTTCATCGGCAACTCCCTCGGACTCGGTTCTCCAGCGTATGAGGTGTGGGTTCGGTTGCGCCACACGGGAATAGAGCATTGGCGGCGCAGGGGCGGCGGCGGGGCAGCGGGCGCCTCGGCGTGCTGCCGGGCGGCACGGCACTGCGAGTGTGGGAGAGTGAGGGCATGCTTGTCTCATGACCTCACCCGGCGTGCGTCGCCGGGTACGCGACCGACGAGGAGAAGGTGACTGCGATGCCGAAGATCGTGGTGTTCGGCGCTACCGGGTACACCGGACGCCTGATCGCGCGCGAACTGGTCCGGCGCGGGACCGCGCCCGTGCTGGCGGCGCGCAACGCCGCGACGGTGGCGAAACTGGCCGCGGAGATCGGTGGTGCGGAGACCGCGGTGGCCGACGTCGCCGACCCGGCCTCGGTGCGGGCGCTGCTGAGCCGGGGCGACGTGCTGGTGACGACGGTCGGGCCCTTCCTGCGCTACGGCGGCCCCGCCCTGGCGGCGGCACTGGACGCGGGCGCGCACTACTTCGACTCCACGGGGGAAGGCCCCTTCATCCGCACGGTGTTCGACCACGACGACGCGGCGCGCCGGGCGGGCGTGGCGCTGCTGTCGGCCTTCGGATTCGATTACGTGCCAGGGAATTTGGCCGCCGGGCTGGCGCTGCGGCAGGCCCCGGACGCGGTCCGCGCGGACATCGGCTACTTCGTCGCCGGTCCGGGCACCAGCGGCGGCACGCGGGCGTCCATCGCGGGCATGCTGTTCGAATCCGGCTTCGCCCTGCGCGACGGCCGCATCGTGCCCGACCGGTCGAGTGCGCGCACCCGGACCTTCGACGTCGCCGGACGGCCTCGCACGGGTGTGTCGTTGCCGGGCTCGGAACACCTGGCGCTGCCGCGGGCCTATCCGCGGTTGCGCGAGGTCGACGTCTACCTCGGGCTGCCCGCGGTGGCGGCGCGCGGCCTGCAGCTCACCTCGCTGCTCGCCGGCGCCGCCGCACGGGTGGAACCGGTGCGGCGGCTGGCCGAGGGGGTGTTGAGCCGAGTCGTCAAGGGCTCGACCGGTGGACCGGGGCCGGAGTCGCGCGCCCGCACCCGATCATGGATGGTCGCCGACGTCTCCGACGCGGCCGGCCGCGTACTGGCCTCGGTCACCCTGACCGGCGGCGACCCCTACGACTTCACCGCCGCGATCCTCGCGTGGGGCGCCCGGACCGCGCTCGACGGCGGCCTGCGGTCCGCGGGTGCGCTGGGCCCGGTCGACGCCTTCGGTCTCGACACCCTCGGCTCCGGCGCCGCCGACGCGGGATTGACCTGGTGAACCCCGTCAGCGGGTCCACACCGGCAGGATGATGCGCGAAGCGTGCGGGCCCTCGTGGGAGATCTCCTGACGGGCGGGTGTCGTGGTGGCGGCCGTGAACGCGGGCTCGCCGGTGCCCGGATTGCGGGCGTAGCGCGGGTGCGCCCCGGAACTCACCTGGACGCCGACGCGGTGACCGGCGGCGAAGCGATGGAACGTGGGCCACAGTGCCACCTCGACCACTCGGAATCCGTCGTCGTCGGGTGGCGGATCGGTGGCGGCGGTGCCGATCGAGCCGACGCGGCGGATGCCGTCGCAGACCGTGATCGAACGGCCGTCGGGATGGACGTCGGTGAGGCGGACGAAGACGTCGTAACTCGGAGCGGACGAGCGAATTCGTATGGCGGCGACCGGTTCTCCGGCCACGTCGAGTGGTTCGCCGAGCGGTTCGGAGCGGAAGACCGCGACGTCCGCCCGGCGCTCGTGCGCGGCGTTGTCCATCGGCAAGGTGTGCGGCGTCAGGCTCGGCCCGCCCACCGCCGGTGTGGGGTCGGCGGGGTCGTAGGTGTAGCGGGTGACACCGGCCGGGCCGACGGCGGTAGCCAGCCCGCCGCCGGTGTGCAGCAGCCACTCTCGGGCCGCGGAACCCGCCGGAGGCCACACCTCGAGGTCGTGCCATCTCCGCGCGCCGGTCTGGTAAGCGCGCACCGGCGTCGCGCGCCCGGCGTCGGAACCGGTGCACACCTCCTTCAGGAAGGCGACCGAATCACGATGCGCGGGAGCGGTTTTGCCGCGGGACAGATGTCCCCACGGACCGATGGTCAACCGCGGCGGGTTCCCCGCCTCGACGAGCCGGCGATAGGTGCGCAGCTGCCAGGGGGTGAAGATGTCGTACCAGCCGGTGATCATCAGCACCGGCACGGTGACGTCGGGTACCGAGTCGGTGTGGGATTGCCCGGTCCAGTAGTCGTCGGTGAGCCGCTCGTGGCGGACCCAGTCCTGATACCAGTGGATCGGATGCCCGACCGCCGCGCTGTCGCCCGCGCTCAACGGCAGCACG from Nocardia wallacei carries:
- a CDS encoding saccharopine dehydrogenase family protein, yielding MPKIVVFGATGYTGRLIARELVRRGTAPVLAARNAATVAKLAAEIGGAETAVADVADPASVRALLSRGDVLVTTVGPFLRYGGPALAAALDAGAHYFDSTGEGPFIRTVFDHDDAARRAGVALLSAFGFDYVPGNLAAGLALRQAPDAVRADIGYFVAGPGTSGGTRASIAGMLFESGFALRDGRIVPDRSSARTRTFDVAGRPRTGVSLPGSEHLALPRAYPRLREVDVYLGLPAVAARGLQLTSLLAGAAARVEPVRRLAEGVLSRVVKGSTGGPGPESRARTRSWMVADVSDAAGRVLASVTLTGGDPYDFTAAILAWGARTALDGGLRSAGALGPVDAFGLDTLGSGAADAGLTW
- a CDS encoding CocE/NonD family hydrolase, whose protein sequence is MTTLRQRLTRALDARTRGSTALGPYPVTVDRDLRAPMDDGVELLGDLYRPVGADGTLPTVVIRGPYGRRGIIGGTARALAYDGFTVFFQSCRGTWGSGGRFIPQLDEQRDGIATLRWVRRQSWFTGRLATFGESYMGYTQWAVAGTMCRADPANAPEALILQITMPDFGEITWDNGAFALRNALGWSNLMDRMGRGPRGLVTLPFANRALRKAFDVLPLSAGDSAAVGHPIHWYQDWVRHERLTDDYWTGQSHTDSVPDVTVPVLMITGWYDIFTPWQLRTYRRLVEAGNPPRLTIGPWGHLSRGKTAPAHRDSVAFLKEVCTGSDAGRATPVRAYQTGARRWHDLEVWPPAGSAAREWLLHTGGGLATAVGPAGVTRYTYDPADPTPAVGGPSLTPHTLPMDNAAHERRADVAVFRSEPLGEPLDVAGEPVAAIRIRSSAPSYDVFVRLTDVHPDGRSITVCDGIRRVGSIGTAATDPPPDDDGFRVVEVALWPTFHRFAAGHRVGVQVSSGAHPRYARNPGTGEPAFTAATTTPARQEISHEGPHASRIILPVWTR
- a CDS encoding alpha/beta fold hydrolase, whose translation is MYGQATAPAMADLAAALGVAIHDPSPPRAIGYRRAGCCLRGYDWGGTGPPVLMLHGGGLTAHTWDFVCLGLRDAVRSIALDLRGHGDSDWSDDYRIDAMAADVVAAADHLRLDRFGLVGMSLGGVVAARVAENRPDRVERLALIDVAPGVDFESTRRMREFIAGLAPVRDLETVVQAALRVNPRAHRATVAYRVSTLFRPAPPGFWAPKADPAPPRFPAILAAMDRLPVQLTGTQVLLIRGGRSKVLTHAAAARLVEQLPAGKLVMIANAGHNVQEDNPAALVTALRPFLTR
- a CDS encoding TetR/AcrR family transcriptional regulator, with the protein product MATRIRRKPDDAKRLILEAASRLLAAGGPAAVQVRAVAAEVGVSDAAINHHFGTREQLLEALLRFGGATLQAELHAVVSRWPDRPIDPAELVHALHALYAGGYAELALALHRSGWRDTGGGLLDEVVDRLQAQAERYSAVTGRTPPDRSAVQLTLAALHQAVAMEPLFGDEFRRSVGLDAAARDRTLEWWIETLRTTIAGRDVPSPRDDTE